One stretch of Gopherus flavomarginatus isolate rGopFla2 chromosome 2, rGopFla2.mat.asm, whole genome shotgun sequence DNA includes these proteins:
- the NHLRC1 gene encoding E3 ubiquitin-protein ligase NHLRC1, translating to MSARAPDRMQMMTELVNETEVSLLECKVCFEKYSQKKKHRPRNLPCGHVICLECVFSLAHPRNFRLECPFCRRACKSSETSDCLPLLHLIEILSPATNIPLASGTTTGVGDEAAVSASLGLTFNLSFGGWGTLINPTGIAMCRRSDCVVVAHDGKKRIKLFGLSGSCMQQFGERGDAGNDIKYPLDVTVTLDGHVVVTDSGDHSVKVFDFNGRGKLIIRESFCLPWGLDTTPENEIILSDPEAGALSRLTANFRKGELKKIQKIQSNLCHPREVAVSQTSGIIAVIEHLKAKGPNYSSTRVKIFSADMKLIGQMDSFGLNLVFPSKIYATALVFDREGHIIVADAYNQIVLCLGKPEEFPVLRPIITQGLSYPVALTYTANNSLIVLDSGDHSIKIYTAS from the coding sequence ATgtctgccagggcccctgataGAATGCAGATGATGACAGAACTGGTGAACGAAACTGAGGTCAGTTTACTTGAATGCAAAGTGTGTTTTGAAAAATATAGCCAGAAGAAGAAACACCGGCCCAGGAACTTGCCCTGTGGACATGTTATATGCTTGGAGTGTGTATTCTCTCTAGCACACCCCAGGAATTTTAGGTTGGAGTGCCCTTTCTGTCGAAGAGCTTGCAAATCCTCAGAGACAAGTGACTGCTTACCATTACTGCACCTGATAGAGATCTTAAGCCCTGCAACTAATATTCCTTTAGCTTCAGGAACAACAACTGGGGTAGGTGATGAAGCAGCTGTATCAGCATCTTTAGGCTTAACATTCAACCTTTCTTTCGGAGGCTGGGGGACACTGATCAATCCGACTGGGATTGCAATGTGTCGGCGGTCTGACTGTGTAGTAGTGGCACATGATGGCAAAAAAAGGATTAAGCTGTTCGGCTTGAGTGGAAGCTGTATGCAGCAGTTTGGGGAAAGAGGAGATGCAGGCAATGATATTAAATACCCACTTGACGTGACAGTTACATTGGATGGCCACGTGGTTGTCACAGACAGCGGAGATCACTCTGTTAAAGTGTTTGATTTTAATGGAAGAGGCAAGCTAATTATCAGGGAATCCTTTTGTTTACCATGGGGTTTGGATACCACCCCAGAGAATGAAATTATCCTGTCTGATCCAGAGGCAGGTGCTCTTTCTCGCTTGACAGCCAATTTTAGAAAAGGAGAACTAAAGAAGATTCAAAAGATCCAGTCTAACTTGTGCCACCCAAGAGAGGTGGCAGTTTCTCAGACTTCTGGAATTATTGCTGTAATAGAGCACCTGAAAGCTAAGGGACCAAACTACAGCAGCACAAGAGTGAAGATATTCAGTGCTGACATGAAACTCATTGGCCAGATGGATAGCTTTGGTCTGAACCTAGTGTTTCCCTCCAAAATATATGCCACTGCTTTGGTCTTCGACAGAGAGGGACACATAATAGTAGCAGATGCCTATAACCAAATTGTATTGTGCTTGGGAAAACCTGAGGAATTTCCTGTCTTAAGGCCCATAATTACCCAAGGGCTTTCTTATCCTGTGGCATTGACTTACACAGCAAACAATTCTCTGATTGTCTTAGACAGTGGTGATCATTCAATTAAAATATATACTGCTAGCTGA
- the TPMT gene encoding thiopurine S-methyltransferase: MESFTDVPRIKESSDIGQQQDRVVTEEEWLQKWKTRQIGFHKEQGHPILRKYLDVLLNGRNGLRIFFPLCGKAVEMKWLADMGHYVVGVELSECALKEFFTEHDLSYSEETIPGISGAKVFKSTSGNISLYCCSIYDLSSTIVGRFDGIWDRGSLVAINPCDREHYANLVLSLMERSCCYLLVTVLYDSNKHKGPPFYVPDAEIKSLFGKVCEIKCLEKVDDFSDQHKAWGLDYFLEVTHLLTLKSVP, translated from the exons ATGGAAAGCTTTACAGATGTACCAAGAATAAAAGAAAGCTCTGATATTGGGCAACAACAGGACAGAGTAGTGACTGAAGAGGAATGGCTGCAGAAATGGAAAACGAGACAAATTGGATTTCATAAGGAGCAAGGACATCC gATTTTAAGGAAGTATCTGGATGTTCTTCTTAATGGCAGGAATGGACTCAGGATATTTTTTCCGCTTTGTGGCAAAGCAGTAGAAATGAAATG GTTAGCTGACATGGGACACTATGTAGTTGGTGTGGAACTCAGCGAATGTGCACTGAAGGAATTTTTCACAGAACACGATCTTTCTTATTCTGAAGAAACAATCCCAGGGATTTCTGGAGCCAAAGTTTTTAAG AGTACCTCTGGGAACATTTCTCTGTACTGTTGCAGTATCTATGATTTGTCCAG CACAATTGTTGGCAGGTTTGATGGGATTTGGGACAGAGGATCTCTAGTAGCCATTAATCCATGTGATAGAGAACA ctaTGCCAATTTGGTGTTGTCTCTAATGGAGAGAAGCTGTTGTTATCTCTTGGTTACTGTTTTGTATGATTCAAATAAACATAAAG gTCCACCATTTTATGTTCCTGATGCTGAAATTAAAAGTTTATTTG GAAAAGTCTGTGAAATTAAGTGTCTTGAGAAGGTCGATGACTTCTCGGACCAGCACAAAGCCTGGGGACTAGATTATTTTCTGGAGGTAACACATCTGCTTACCTTAAAGTCTGTTCCTTGA